The Chelonia mydas isolate rCheMyd1 chromosome 3, rCheMyd1.pri.v2, whole genome shotgun sequence genome includes a region encoding these proteins:
- the ZNF513 gene encoding zinc finger protein 513 isoform X2: protein MGFEKDSEVDSLVGKITIPAYSLSDDDYSSSYRQLSVESDPEEGREPGPPASPCPQCGLQLAVRLGQSCPRCAGAEGQRVVYSCQLCPFASHYSSHLKRHLKTHNGEKPFQCPHCDYASAQLVNLTRHKRTHTGERPYRCQACSFACSSLGNLRRHERIHSQDQPFRCGACEYRCAQSRSLTRHMLRHRQAEEAPGRQDKAQEPLLPEPSLRASGAGSPLPPGCARLRTDEADALPELLFPFTCRTCGLVLADGLAQDESLAEQVCSHCSLAVLSGSPPASGQKGFSCSLCPFATRYPNHLARHMKTHSGEKPFPCPLCPYASAHLDNLKRHQRVHTGERPYKCPLCAYACGNLANLKRHGRTHSGDKPFRCGLCSYRCNQSMNLKRHMLRHTGEKPFRCRLCAYTTGHWDNYKRHQKVHGPPATAPRPASLPPAAPLP from the exons TGGACTCCCTGGTGGGGAAGATCACCATCCCGGCCTACTCGCTGAGCGACGACGACTACTCCTCCAGCTACCGGCAGCTGAGTGTGGAGAGTGACCCCGAGGAGGGGCGGGAGCCTGGCCCCCCAGCCTCGCCTTGCCCTCAGTGCGGCCTGCAGCTGGCCGTGCGCTTGGGGCAGAGCTGCCCCCGGTGTGCGGGGGCCGAGGGCCAGCGTGTGGTCTACTcctgccagctctgccccttcgCCTCCCACTACTCCAGCCACCTCAAGCGCCACCTGAAGACCCACAACGGCGAGAAGCCTTTCCAGTGCCCGCACTGTGACTATGCCTCGGCCCAGCTGGTGAACCTGACCCGGCACAAGCGCACGCACACGGGCGAGAGGCCCTACCGCTGCCAGGCCTGCAGCTTCGCGTGCAGCAGTCTGGGCAACCTGCGGCGCCACGAGCGCATCCACAGCCAGGATCAGCCCTTCCGGTGCGGCGCCTGCGAGTACCGCTGCGCCCAGAGCCGCAGCCTCACACGCCACATGCTGCGCCATCGCCAGGCCGAGGAGGCGCCCGGCCGCCAGGACAAGGCCCAAG AGCCGCTGCTGCCGGAGCCGAGCCTGCGCGCAAGCGGTGcgggcagccccctcccgccgGGCTGCGCCCGCCTGCGGACCGACGAGGCGGACGCCCTGCCGGAGCTGCTCTTCCCCTTCACCTGCCGCACGTGCGGGCTGGTGCTGGCCGACGGCTTGGCGCAGGACGAGAGCCTGGCCGAGCAGGTCTGCAGCCACTGCAGCCTGGCCGTGCTGAGCGGCAGCCCCCCGGCGAGCGGCCAAAAGGGCTTCTCCTGCAGCCTGTGCCccttcgccacccgctaccccaaCCACCTGGCCCGCCACATGAAGACGCACAGCGGCGAGaagcccttcccctgccccctctgcccctaCGCCTCCGCCCACCTGGACAACCTCAAGCGGCACCAGCGGGTGCACACGGGCGAGCGGCCCTACAAGTGCCCGCTCTGCGCCTACGCCTGCGGCAACCTGGCCAACCTCAAGCGGCACGGCCGCACCCACTCGGGCGACAAGCCCTTCCGCTGCGGCCTCTGCAGCTACCGCTGCAACCAGAGCATGAACCTCAAGCGGCACATGCTGCGCCACACGGGCGAGAAGCCCTTCCGCTGCCGGCTCTGCGCCTACACCACCGGCCACTGGGACAACTACAAGCGCCACCAGAAGGTGCACGGCCCCCCGGCCACCGCGCCCCGGCCGGCCtcgctgccccccgccgcccccctgCCCTAG